Proteins found in one Bacillus subtilis subsp. subtilis str. 168 genomic segment:
- the recQ gene encoding ATP-dependent helicase (Evidence 1a: Function from experimental evidences in the studied strain; PubMedId: 11886746, 16385024, 22200572, 25246477, 26001966; Product type e: enzyme) has translation MLHRAQSLLAHYFGYEKFRSGQDEAIRLVTEARQNTACIMPTGGGKSICYQIPALMFEGTTIVISPLISLMKDQVDALEEAGINAAYINSTQSNQEIYERLNGLKEGAYKLFYITPERLTSIEFIRILQGIDVPLVAIDEAHCISQWGHDFRPSYRNIEILFRELHDKPVIMALTATATPEVHDDICKQLHIQKENTVYTGFSRENLTFKVVKGENKDRFIDEYVQNNRHEAGIVYTATRKEADRIYERLKRNQVRAGRYHGGLADDVRKEQQERFLNDELQVMVATSAFGMGIDKSNIRFVLHAQIPKDMESYYQEAGRAGRDGLASECVLLFSPQDIMVQRFLIEQSEHEEKQKQDLKKLRQMVDYCHTEDCLQRFILMYFGEKEPDACGQCGNCTDTRAAHDVTREAQMVLSCIIRMKERFGKTMVAQVLAGSKNKKVLENGFSDLSTYGILKHQSVGEISDFIEFLISDDFIRMSDGTFPTLFVSSKGRNVLKGELSVARKEALKAAAITENDELFERLRMVRKEIAAEQGVPPFVVFSDQTLKEMSGKQPVNDDELLSIKGVGEQKRAKYGRLFLQEIQAYARMTD, from the coding sequence ATGTTACATAGAGCCCAATCCCTTCTGGCTCATTATTTTGGTTATGAGAAGTTTCGGAGCGGCCAAGATGAAGCGATCCGCTTGGTGACGGAAGCGAGGCAAAATACGGCCTGCATTATGCCGACGGGAGGCGGCAAATCGATTTGCTATCAGATTCCGGCATTAATGTTTGAAGGGACGACGATCGTCATTTCACCGTTGATTTCCTTGATGAAGGATCAAGTTGATGCGTTAGAAGAAGCGGGGATTAACGCCGCCTACATTAACAGCACACAATCCAATCAGGAAATATATGAGAGGCTGAACGGACTCAAAGAAGGGGCTTATAAGCTTTTTTACATTACACCAGAGCGACTAACGTCCATAGAGTTTATCCGGATTTTGCAGGGCATAGATGTTCCTTTGGTCGCAATAGACGAGGCGCATTGTATTTCTCAATGGGGCCATGATTTCAGGCCAAGCTACAGGAATATTGAAATCTTGTTCCGTGAATTACACGACAAGCCTGTCATCATGGCGTTAACAGCAACAGCCACACCCGAGGTTCATGATGATATTTGCAAACAGCTGCATATTCAAAAAGAAAACACGGTATATACCGGATTTTCCCGAGAGAATTTAACCTTTAAAGTAGTAAAAGGAGAAAATAAAGATCGGTTTATAGACGAATATGTGCAAAACAACAGGCATGAAGCAGGAATTGTCTATACAGCGACCAGAAAAGAAGCTGATCGGATATATGAGAGATTGAAACGAAATCAGGTCAGGGCAGGCCGGTATCATGGAGGTTTGGCTGATGATGTGAGAAAAGAGCAGCAGGAAAGATTTCTTAATGATGAGCTTCAAGTGATGGTGGCAACCTCTGCTTTTGGAATGGGTATTGATAAATCAAATATCAGATTTGTTCTGCATGCACAAATCCCGAAAGATATGGAAAGCTATTATCAAGAGGCAGGACGAGCTGGACGGGACGGTCTTGCCAGTGAATGTGTTCTCCTGTTTTCACCGCAGGATATTATGGTGCAGCGCTTCTTAATTGAGCAATCAGAACATGAAGAGAAACAAAAGCAGGATTTAAAAAAGCTGAGACAAATGGTCGACTACTGTCATACGGAAGATTGTCTGCAGCGTTTTATCCTTATGTATTTCGGAGAAAAGGAGCCTGATGCGTGCGGACAGTGCGGAAACTGTACCGATACAAGAGCGGCCCATGACGTGACGCGGGAGGCGCAAATGGTCTTATCTTGTATCATTCGCATGAAAGAACGGTTTGGCAAGACGATGGTTGCCCAGGTGCTTGCCGGCTCCAAAAATAAAAAAGTTCTTGAAAACGGCTTTTCCGACCTTTCAACATACGGGATATTAAAACACCAATCCGTTGGCGAAATCAGTGATTTTATCGAATTTCTTATTTCTGACGACTTCATCAGGATGTCAGACGGAACGTTTCCGACTCTTTTTGTCAGCAGTAAAGGAAGGAATGTGCTGAAAGGAGAATTATCAGTAGCGAGAAAAGAAGCGTTAAAAGCGGCAGCGATTACTGAAAATGACGAGCTATTTGAACGATTGCGCATGGTTCGGAAAGAAATTGCGGCTGAGCAGGGTGTTCCGCCATTTGTTGTTTTCTCTGACCAAACGTTAAAAGAAATGTCAGGAAAACAGCCCGTAAATGATGATGAACTTTTGTCTATAAAAGGAGTCGGAGAACAAAAAAGAGCAAAATACGGCCGGCTTTTTTTACAAGAAATACAGGCTTATGCAAGGATGACAGACTAA
- the azoJ gene encoding FMN-dependent NADH-azoreductase (Evidence 1a: Function from experimental evidences in the studied strain; PubMedId: 11886746, 18208493, 22200572; Product type e: enzyme), with protein MSTVLFVKSSDRTAEEGVSTKLYEAFLAAYKENNPNDEVVELDLHKENLPYLGRDMINGTFKAGQGMEMTEDEKKQAAIADKYLNQFVKADKVVFAFPLWNFTVPAVLHTYVDYLSRAGVTFKYTQEGPVGLMGGKKVALLNARGGVYSEGPMAALEMSLNFMKTVLGFWGVQDLHTVVIEGHNAAPDQAQEIVEKGLQEAKDLAAKF; from the coding sequence ATGTCTACAGTTTTATTTGTAAAATCAAGCGACCGTACAGCTGAAGAAGGCGTTTCAACTAAACTTTACGAAGCTTTCTTAGCTGCTTATAAAGAAAACAACCCTAATGATGAAGTGGTTGAATTAGATCTTCATAAGGAAAACCTTCCTTACCTTGGCAGAGATATGATTAACGGAACATTTAAAGCAGGTCAAGGAATGGAAATGACAGAAGATGAGAAAAAACAAGCAGCAATTGCTGACAAATATCTGAACCAGTTTGTAAAAGCTGACAAAGTTGTTTTCGCATTCCCGCTTTGGAACTTCACAGTGCCAGCAGTGCTTCATACTTATGTTGATTATCTGTCTCGCGCAGGCGTTACATTCAAATACACACAAGAAGGACCAGTCGGTTTAATGGGCGGCAAAAAAGTTGCGCTTCTTAACGCTCGCGGCGGTGTCTACTCAGAAGGACCAATGGCTGCACTTGAAATGTCATTAAACTTCATGAAAACAGTTCTTGGTTTCTGGGGTGTTCAAGACTTGCACACAGTTGTCATCGAAGGACATAACGCAGCACCTGATCAAGCGCAAGAAATCGTTGAAAAAGGTTTACAAGAAGCAAAAGATCTTGCTGCAAAATTCTAA
- the yocK gene encoding putative general stress protein (Evidence 3: Putative function from multiple computational evidences; PubMedId: 10220166, 15496987, 15496987; Product type f: factor) has product MALTKEQTQHLYHKLLDMQKELSGEKKETESMTEEVGELSNGVDNHMADHGTLVTDRMTDQTVKEIDRELLEEVNRALQKMKDGTYGVCEKTGQEIPYERLEAVPYARMTVEAQADVEDDLETDAPSYEREFHEQVKDLSNKETIDQKSSQTYEILDREQDSK; this is encoded by the coding sequence ATGGCACTGACAAAAGAACAAACACAGCATCTCTATCATAAATTGCTCGATATGCAAAAAGAATTGTCTGGCGAGAAAAAGGAAACAGAATCAATGACGGAAGAAGTGGGGGAGCTTTCCAATGGGGTTGACAACCATATGGCAGACCACGGGACGCTCGTCACAGACCGGATGACAGACCAAACAGTGAAAGAGATTGACCGGGAGCTGTTAGAGGAGGTCAACCGTGCATTACAAAAGATGAAAGACGGAACTTATGGCGTGTGTGAAAAAACCGGCCAAGAGATTCCTTACGAAAGACTTGAAGCTGTTCCTTATGCAAGAATGACAGTTGAGGCCCAAGCTGATGTGGAGGATGATCTGGAGACAGATGCTCCTTCTTATGAAAGAGAGTTTCATGAACAGGTAAAAGACTTATCCAACAAAGAAACAATTGATCAAAAAAGCTCGCAGACGTATGAAATCTTGGATCGTGAACAAGATTCGAAGTAA
- the yocL gene encoding hypothetical protein (Evidence 4: Unknown function but conserved in other organisms; PubMedId: 21926231), giving the protein MKKMFRSLIRHCLKPELDKLRECEERLSVIEKQKQSSKQESEETYIHIETLNVEKVDYHLEFGELTIDELSGRLNIGATYYIPPEEKDKKCQRKPEAPSTPAVTIRSKRQ; this is encoded by the coding sequence ATGAAAAAAATGTTCCGGTCGCTGATCAGGCATTGCTTGAAACCAGAACTTGACAAACTGCGTGAATGTGAAGAAAGACTCTCAGTGATTGAGAAACAAAAACAAAGCAGCAAACAAGAGTCTGAAGAAACCTATATACATATTGAAACGCTGAATGTCGAAAAAGTTGACTATCATCTTGAATTCGGCGAGCTGACCATTGATGAACTGAGCGGCAGATTAAATATAGGCGCAACCTATTATATACCGCCAGAAGAGAAGGACAAAAAGTGCCAACGAAAACCCGAAGCACCATCGACGCCAGCGGTCACGATCCGTTCAAAAAGGCAGTAG
- the yoyB gene encoding hypothetical protein (Evidence 4: Unknown function but conserved in other organisms; PubMedId: 19383706, 20709900): MLPTNINISHLKTNSIGTGSSLTFGSAELRNRCSAIKRNNGFGEQNADGIVMVIPIESIDDRDVSDALSMKINHQ; this comes from the coding sequence ATGCTTCCGACTAACATCAATATTTCTCATCTCAAGACTAACTCGATAGGCACCGGCTCATCCCTTACCTTTGGTTCTGCGGAGTTAAGGAACAGGTGCTCTGCTATCAAAAGAAATAACGGTTTTGGGGAACAAAATGCAGATGGTATTGTTATGGTCATTCCGATTGAATCAATTGATGACCGTGATGTGTCAGATGCACTCAGTATGAAAATCAATCATCAATAA
- the yocM gene encoding putative chaperone (Evidence 3: Putative function from multiple computational evidences; PubMedId: 11150673, 23155385; Product type f: factor), giving the protein MDFEKMKQWMEFAQQMYGGDFWKQVFDEDQKTPFMTNGQSPFPFAQQDQRGKGDASFPSMDIVDTVAEVQFLIYLPGYRKQDVHILSYGDYLVVKGQRFSYFNEQDFRQKEGKYGSFEKKIPLSDHLHGKMNAIFKDGILYITIQKDEGQAKTIVIDD; this is encoded by the coding sequence ATGGATTTCGAAAAGATGAAGCAGTGGATGGAATTCGCACAGCAGATGTACGGCGGTGACTTTTGGAAACAGGTATTTGATGAAGACCAAAAAACCCCTTTTATGACAAATGGCCAATCTCCGTTTCCGTTTGCGCAGCAAGATCAGCGAGGGAAAGGAGATGCTTCATTTCCGAGCATGGATATTGTAGATACCGTTGCGGAAGTGCAGTTTTTAATTTATCTTCCAGGCTACCGTAAACAAGACGTTCACATATTATCGTACGGAGATTATTTAGTGGTGAAGGGGCAGCGCTTTTCCTATTTTAATGAACAGGACTTTCGCCAAAAAGAAGGGAAATACGGAAGTTTTGAAAAGAAAATTCCGCTTTCCGATCATCTTCATGGAAAGATGAATGCCATTTTTAAAGACGGAATCCTATACATCACTATTCAAAAAGACGAAGGTCAAGCGAAAACCATTGTTATTGATGATTGA
- the yozN gene encoding conserved protein of unknown function (mother cell in sporulation) (Evidence 4: Unknown function but conserved in other organisms; PubMedId: 20709900), with protein sequence MVQPTPYININIFMLKINSFENASAVNVGQNLLAEWQNSDKKNQGYGQNFGDASGFMGTRSHVDDRDQIDSPASFESEAVNSSIKRK encoded by the coding sequence GTGGTTCAACCAACTCCGTATATCAATATTAATATTTTCATGCTGAAAATTAATTCCTTTGAAAATGCTTCAGCGGTTAACGTAGGACAAAATTTATTGGCAGAATGGCAAAATTCAGATAAAAAAAATCAAGGCTACGGACAGAATTTTGGAGATGCGAGCGGATTTATGGGCACGAGAAGCCATGTGGATGACAGAGACCAAATTGATTCTCCGGCCTCTTTTGAAAGTGAAGCGGTTAACTCCTCAATCAAAAGGAAGTGA
- the yocN gene encoding conserved protein of unknown function (sporulation-related) (Evidence 4: Unknown function but conserved in other organisms; PubMedId: 20709900): MFFSPSVVNVGGFKINTMDRGSSLTLGPYQQVDYFLSAKINQGFGEENGDFTPLVVPISNVLDADLVDSNSAKNSVV; encoded by the coding sequence ATGTTCTTTTCACCCTCCGTCGTAAATGTCGGCGGATTTAAAATCAATACGATGGATCGAGGTTCCTCTTTAACACTCGGTCCGTATCAGCAGGTCGATTACTTTTTATCAGCTAAAATAAATCAAGGGTTTGGAGAAGAAAATGGCGACTTTACTCCTCTTGTCGTGCCGATTTCAAATGTATTAGATGCAGATCTTGTTGATTCGAACTCAGCGAAAAACAGTGTGGTGTAA
- the yozO gene encoding hypothetical protein (Evidence 4: Unknown function but conserved in other organisms; PubMedId: 23155385), with product MGIFSVSRSTDAKKLEALLVEGERIESIYKLRVDQICFTNKRIIFFDNKMFSKKKVRVFLPYKTIESFAIQEAGMFDPDTGLLLMTRSKTFELEFAKDTDLSEVQAVLTKHLCS from the coding sequence TTGGGTATTTTTTCTGTTAGCAGATCAACGGACGCAAAGAAGCTTGAGGCTTTGCTCGTTGAAGGGGAAAGAATTGAATCGATTTATAAGCTCCGAGTGGACCAAATTTGCTTTACAAATAAGCGGATCATTTTCTTTGACAATAAAATGTTTTCTAAAAAGAAGGTTCGTGTATTTCTTCCATATAAAACAATTGAAAGCTTTGCCATCCAAGAAGCGGGAATGTTTGATCCGGACACTGGGCTTTTATTGATGACAAGAAGCAAAACTTTCGAATTAGAATTTGCGAAAGACACCGATTTAAGCGAGGTTCAGGCGGTGCTGACAAAGCATTTGTGCAGCTGA
- the yozC gene encoding hypothetical protein (Evidence 4: Unknown function but conserved in other organisms), translating into MIHKNWLEKETIKKVKCVQTNAKKYIVNRVLTPGKEYEVKNETEEFLFVVDNTNKVGGYYKEYFEEM; encoded by the coding sequence ATGATTCATAAAAATTGGCTTGAAAAAGAAACCATTAAAAAAGTAAAGTGTGTGCAGACAAACGCAAAAAAATATATCGTAAACCGCGTTTTAACGCCGGGAAAAGAATATGAAGTAAAAAATGAAACAGAGGAGTTTCTCTTTGTGGTCGACAATACGAATAAAGTCGGCGGCTATTATAAAGAATACTTCGAAGAGATGTAA
- the dhaS gene encoding 3-hydroxypropionaldehyde dehydrogenase (Evidence 1a: Function from experimental evidences in the studied strain; PubMedId: 17555270, 23874669, 25409630, 26337367, 27797724; Product type e: enzyme) has product MSSLTMQVTKRLETFLQGTKKLYIDGKFVPSASGATFDTPNPATGETLMTLYEAQAADVDKAVKAARKAFDQGEWRTMSPASRSRLMYKLADLMEEHKTELAQLETLDNGKPINETTNGDIPLAIEHMRYYAGWCTKITGQTIPVSGAYFNYTRHEPVGVVGQIIPWNFPLLMAMWKMGAALATGCTIVLKPAEQTPLSALYLAELIDQAGFPAGVINIIPGFGEDAGEALTNHEAVDKIAFTGSTEIGKKIMSTAAKSIKRVTLELGGKSPNILLPDANLKKAIPGALNGVMFNQGQVCCAGSRVFIHKDQYDEVVDEMASYAESLRQGAGLHKDTQIGPLVSKEQHERVLSYIQKGKDEGAKAVTGGSCPFEAGYFVAPTVFANVEDEMTIAKEEIFGPVLTAIPYETVDEVIERANHSEYGLAAGLWTENVKQAHYIADRLQAGTVWVNCYNVFDAASPFGGYKQSGLGREMGSYALDNYTEVKSVWVNLED; this is encoded by the coding sequence ATGAGTTCTTTAACGATGCAAGTGACGAAAAGGCTGGAGACATTTTTACAGGGAACAAAGAAGCTTTATATTGACGGAAAGTTTGTTCCGAGTGCCTCAGGGGCAACCTTTGACACTCCAAACCCGGCGACCGGCGAAACCTTGATGACGCTGTATGAAGCCCAGGCTGCGGATGTGGACAAAGCTGTTAAAGCTGCCCGGAAAGCCTTTGACCAAGGTGAATGGAGAACAATGTCTCCAGCTTCGAGAAGCAGACTGATGTATAAGCTGGCAGACTTAATGGAAGAGCATAAAACTGAGCTTGCTCAGCTTGAAACACTTGATAATGGGAAACCGATCAATGAAACGACTAATGGAGATATTCCGCTGGCTATTGAGCATATGCGCTATTACGCCGGCTGGTGTACAAAAATAACAGGACAGACGATTCCGGTTTCCGGCGCTTATTTTAATTATACGCGTCATGAGCCTGTCGGTGTCGTCGGCCAGATCATTCCATGGAATTTCCCGCTCCTGATGGCGATGTGGAAAATGGGCGCGGCACTTGCAACAGGCTGTACAATCGTCCTCAAACCGGCTGAACAAACACCGCTTTCAGCTCTTTATTTGGCAGAATTAATTGACCAAGCCGGTTTCCCTGCCGGTGTAATCAACATCATCCCAGGATTCGGTGAAGATGCGGGAGAAGCGCTGACGAACCACGAAGCGGTTGATAAAATTGCCTTTACCGGTTCCACTGAAATCGGAAAGAAAATCATGTCCACCGCAGCGAAAAGCATTAAGCGTGTGACATTGGAGCTGGGCGGAAAATCGCCTAATATTCTTCTGCCGGATGCGAATTTAAAAAAAGCCATCCCGGGCGCTTTAAACGGTGTGATGTTTAACCAGGGCCAAGTCTGCTGTGCGGGCTCACGTGTCTTCATTCATAAAGACCAATATGATGAAGTTGTTGATGAAATGGCATCCTATGCTGAGTCACTCCGCCAAGGAGCGGGACTTCATAAAGATACTCAAATCGGGCCTCTCGTAAGCAAGGAACAGCATGAGCGCGTTCTTTCCTATATTCAAAAAGGAAAAGATGAAGGAGCAAAAGCAGTGACCGGCGGAAGCTGTCCTTTTGAAGCAGGATATTTTGTCGCACCGACTGTGTTTGCGAATGTTGAAGACGAAATGACCATCGCAAAAGAAGAAATTTTCGGACCCGTGCTGACTGCAATTCCGTACGAAACAGTCGATGAAGTTATTGAACGGGCAAACCATTCAGAATATGGGCTTGCAGCCGGACTATGGACAGAGAACGTCAAGCAGGCTCACTATATCGCGGACCGACTTCAAGCCGGAACCGTTTGGGTCAACTGCTATAATGTGTTTGACGCGGCGTCTCCATTTGGCGGTTATAAACAGTCAGGACTCGGACGAGAAATGGGATCATATGCCTTGGATAATTACACAGAAGTCAAAAGTGTATGGGTAAACCTTGAAGACTAA
- the sqhC gene encoding squalene-hopene cyclase, sporulenol synthase (spore protection) (Evidence 1a: Function from experimental evidences in the studied strain; PubMedId: 2253626, 18436644, 18630919, 21627333; Product type e: enzyme), whose amino-acid sequence MGTLQEKVRRFQKKTITELRDRQNADGSWTFCFEGPIMTNSFFILLLTSLDEGENEKELISSLAAGIHAKQQPDGTFINYPDETRGNLTATVQGYVGMLASGCFHRTEPHMKKAEQFIISHGGLRHVHFMTKWMLAANGLYPWPALYLPLSLMALPPTLPIHFYQFSSYARIHFAPMAVTLNQRFVLINRNISSLHHLDPHMTKNPFTWLRSDAFEERDLTSILLHWKRVFHAPFAFQQLGLQTAKTYMLDRIEKDGTLYSYASATIYMVYSLLSLGVSRYSPIIRRAITGIKSLVTKCNGIPYLENSTSTVWDTALISYALQKNGVTETDGSVTKAADFLLERQHTKIADWSVKNPNSVPGGWGFSNINTNNPDCDDTTAVLKAIPRNHSPAAWERGVSWLLSMQNNDGGFSAFEKNVNHPLIRLLPLESAEDAAVDPSTADLTGRVLHFLGEKVGFTEKHQHIQRAVKWLFEHQEQNGSWYGRWGVCYIYGTWAALTGMHACGVDRKHPGIQKALRWLKSIQNDDGSWGESCKSAEIKTYVPLHRGTIVQTAWALDALLTYENSEHPSVVKGMQYLTDSSSHSADSLAYPAGIGLPKQFYIRYHSYPYVFSLLAVGKYLDSIEKETANET is encoded by the coding sequence ATGGGCACACTTCAGGAGAAAGTGAGGCGTTTTCAAAAGAAAACCATTACCGAGTTAAGAGACAGGCAAAATGCTGATGGTTCATGGACATTTTGCTTTGAAGGACCAATCATGACAAATTCCTTTTTTATTTTGCTCCTTACCTCACTAGATGAAGGCGAAAATGAAAAAGAACTGATATCATCCCTTGCAGCCGGCATTCATGCAAAACAGCAGCCAGACGGCACATTTATCAACTATCCCGATGAAACGCGCGGAAATCTAACGGCTACCGTCCAAGGATATGTCGGGATGCTGGCTTCAGGATGTTTTCACAGAACTGAGCCGCACATGAAGAAAGCTGAACAATTTATCATCTCACATGGCGGTTTGAGACATGTTCATTTTATGACAAAATGGATGCTTGCCGCGAACGGGCTTTATCCTTGGCCTGCTTTGTATTTACCATTATCACTCATGGCGCTCCCCCCAACATTGCCGATTCATTTCTATCAGTTCAGCTCATATGCCCGTATTCATTTTGCTCCTATGGCTGTAACACTCAATCAGCGATTTGTCCTTATTAACCGCAATATTTCATCTCTTCACCATCTCGATCCGCACATGACAAAAAATCCTTTCACTTGGCTTCGGTCTGATGCTTTCGAAGAAAGAGATCTCACGTCTATTTTGTTACATTGGAAACGCGTTTTTCATGCACCATTTGCTTTTCAGCAGCTGGGCCTACAGACAGCTAAAACGTATATGCTGGACCGGATTGAAAAAGATGGAACATTATACAGCTATGCGAGCGCAACCATATATATGGTTTACAGCCTTCTGTCACTTGGTGTGTCACGCTATTCTCCTATTATCAGGAGGGCGATTACCGGCATTAAATCACTGGTGACTAAATGCAACGGGATTCCTTATCTGGAAAACTCTACTTCAACTGTTTGGGATACAGCTTTAATAAGCTATGCCCTTCAAAAAAATGGTGTGACCGAAACGGATGGCTCTGTTACAAAAGCAGCCGACTTTTTGCTAGAACGCCAGCATACCAAAATAGCAGATTGGTCTGTCAAAAATCCAAATTCAGTTCCTGGCGGCTGGGGGTTTTCAAACATTAATACAAATAACCCTGACTGTGACGACACTACAGCCGTTTTAAAGGCGATTCCCCGCAATCATTCTCCTGCAGCATGGGAGCGGGGGGTATCTTGGCTTTTATCGATGCAAAACAATGACGGCGGATTTTCTGCTTTCGAAAAAAATGTGAACCATCCACTGATCCGCCTTCTGCCGCTTGAATCCGCCGAGGACGCTGCAGTTGACCCTTCAACCGCCGACCTCACCGGACGTGTACTGCACTTTTTAGGCGAGAAAGTTGGCTTCACAGAAAAACATCAACATATTCAACGCGCAGTGAAGTGGCTTTTCGAACATCAGGAACAAAATGGGTCTTGGTACGGCAGATGGGGTGTTTGCTACATTTACGGCACTTGGGCTGCTCTTACTGGTATGCATGCATGCGGGGTTGACCGAAAGCATCCCGGTATACAAAAGGCTCTGCGTTGGCTCAAATCCATACAAAATGATGACGGAAGCTGGGGAGAATCCTGCAAAAGCGCCGAAATCAAAACATATGTACCGCTTCATAGAGGAACCATTGTACAAACGGCCTGGGCTTTAGACGCTTTGCTCACATATGAAAATTCCGAACATCCGTCTGTTGTGAAAGGCATGCAATACCTTACCGACAGCAGTTCGCATAGCGCCGATAGCCTCGCGTATCCAGCAGGGATCGGATTGCCGAAGCAATTTTATATTCGCTATCACAGTTATCCATATGTATTCTCTTTGCTGGCTGTCGGGAAGTATTTAGATTCTATTGAAAAGGAGACAGCAAATGAAACGTGA
- the sodF gene encoding superoxide dismutase (Fe2+-dependent) (Evidence 2b: Function from indirect experimental evidences (e.g. phenotypes); PubMedId: 17114254, 20233928; Product type e: enzyme), producing MKRESYQAEMFNWCEALKDQIQKRGQLDQFEDQIDKMIEALEDDQTTEEDWYKQAAALYRDITESDDTSERRAYVPIGKHVLPKLPYKYSALEPYISRDIMILHHTKHHQSYVDGLNKAESELKKARATKNYDLITHWERELAFHGAGHYLHSIFWFSMHPNGKRRPTGALFQMIDLSFGSYSAFKEHFTQASKKVEGVGWAILVWAPRSGRLEILTAEKHQLFSQWDVIPLLPLDVWEHAYYLQYKNDRASYVDHWWNVVDWREAEKRFEQAKEVVWKLY from the coding sequence ATGAAACGTGAATCTTATCAAGCGGAGATGTTCAATTGGTGTGAAGCCCTGAAAGATCAGATTCAAAAGCGAGGTCAGCTTGACCAGTTTGAAGATCAAATCGACAAGATGATTGAGGCTCTGGAAGATGACCAAACAACAGAAGAAGATTGGTATAAACAGGCCGCTGCCCTTTATCGGGATATTACAGAATCAGATGATACAAGTGAAAGACGCGCTTATGTCCCTATAGGGAAACACGTGCTGCCAAAGCTTCCTTACAAATACTCCGCCTTAGAACCTTATATATCACGCGATATTATGATCCTTCATCATACAAAACATCATCAAAGCTATGTCGATGGCCTGAACAAAGCAGAATCAGAGCTTAAAAAAGCGAGAGCGACAAAGAATTATGACTTAATCACTCATTGGGAAAGAGAGCTTGCGTTCCATGGAGCAGGCCATTATTTGCATAGTATTTTTTGGTTTTCTATGCATCCAAACGGAAAACGGCGTCCTACAGGGGCATTGTTCCAAATGATAGACCTTTCATTTGGAAGCTATTCCGCTTTTAAAGAACATTTTACCCAGGCCTCTAAAAAAGTGGAAGGCGTCGGCTGGGCCATTCTGGTCTGGGCACCTCGATCAGGACGGCTGGAGATTTTAACGGCAGAAAAACACCAGCTCTTTAGCCAATGGGATGTGATCCCCCTTTTACCGCTTGACGTATGGGAGCATGCCTACTATTTGCAATACAAAAATGACCGGGCCAGCTATGTCGATCACTGGTGGAATGTCGTGGATTGGCGCGAGGCTGAAAAACGTTTTGAGCAGGCAAAAGAAGTCGTTTGGAAGCTCTATTAA